One Phoenix dactylifera cultivar Barhee BC4 chromosome 8, palm_55x_up_171113_PBpolish2nd_filt_p, whole genome shotgun sequence genomic window carries:
- the LOC103703357 gene encoding uncharacterized protein LOC103703357, producing the protein MSYTKATDASGHASEEGPELMDLIEENAMPSSQAEEEAIRKKYGGILPKKPPLISKDNERAYFDSADWALGKQGAPVEKPKGPLEALRPILQPTLHQQVRLRRSIYTSSDTDDGGNAASEVNQQ; encoded by the exons ATGTCATACACCAAGGCCACTGATGCCAGTGGTCATGCTTCTGAGGAGGGTCCTGAACTCATGGACCTAATTGAAGAGAACGCAATGCCATCATCCCAAGCAGAG GAGGAAGCAATCAGGAAAAAATATGGAGGAATATTACCCAAAAAACCACCACTCATATCTAAG GATAATGAACGTGCTTACTTCGATTCTGCTGACTGGGCTTTAGGAAAG CAAGGTGCACCCGTTGAGAAGCCCAAAGGGCCACTCGAGGCACTTCGCCCAATATTGCAG CCGACTCTGCACCAGCAAGTGCGTTTGCGGAGGTCTATTTACACGTCCTCTGACACTGACG ATGGAGGCAATGCTGCTTCTGAGGTGAACCAGCAATGA
- the LOC103703358 gene encoding transcription factor bHLH149-like — MISSSSSSSAPSSSSASASRIKLRPGPPTQARNKWRTGAQERIYGRRLVEALRSSRAGRSAAAGGARAVKEAADSALALTARGQSRWSRAILFGRFRRRKLLLKAGGKVRRRRRARPAGKFAALPHPPAALKGKKVRDRLRVLARLVPGCRKLSAPSLLEEAADYLAALEMQVKAMRTLADALSAAALSPPSPPPPAAAAPEPEN, encoded by the coding sequence ATgatctcatcctcctcctcctcctccgctccttcctcttcctcagcGTCCGCTTCACGGATAAAACTGCGGCCCGGTCCGCCCACCCAGGCCCGGAACAAGTGGCGGACCGGCGCTCAAGAGCGGATCTACGGGCGCCGCCTCGTCGAGGCCCTCCGCTCCTCTCGGGCCGGCCGCTCGGCCGCAGCAGGCGGCGCCCGGGCCGTCAAGGAGGCGGCCGACTCCGCCCTCGCCCTCACCGCCCGCGGACAGTCTCGGTGGAGCCGGGCCATCCTCTTCGGCCGCTTCCGCCGGCGCAAGCTCCTCCTCAAGGCCGGCGGCAAggtccggcggcggcggcgtgcAAGGCCGGCCGGGAAGTTCGCAGCGCTGCCTCATCCACCGGCGGCGCTGAAGGGGAAGAAGGTGAGGGATCGGCTCCGTGTGCTGGCCCGGCTTGTGCCGGGGTGCCGGAAGCTGTCGGCGCCGAGCCTGCTGGAGGAGGCGGCAGACTACTTGGCGGCGCTGGAGATGCAGGTGAAGGCGATGCGCACCCTCGCCGACGCCCTCTCGGCTGCAGCGCTCTCCCCTccttctccgccgccgccggctgCCGCCGCCCCCGAACCGGAGAACTGA